From the Mustelus asterias chromosome 14, sMusAst1.hap1.1, whole genome shotgun sequence genome, one window contains:
- the LOC144503558 gene encoding histamine N-methyltransferase-like isoform X2 encodes MRICQTYWSGQIDLKILGRIQSKHPGLPIHNEVVEPNPEQISSYKELVKEKGQDLNVSFTWNQMRSEEYEKQNKERNESKKFDFIHMIQILYYVESVRDTIKYFHSILDTNGKLLILSVSDGSGWYPFWKRFASRFPSSSLFLEVHKTLDEMGMTYQIYELPSDIDITDCFIEGSEHGELLLDFLTEVKHFRKTAPADLKDEVFQYLGQPQNSREENGRIIFNNNLHAIVIDN; translated from the exons GTCAAATAGACCTTAAAATTCTCGGCAGAATTCAGTCCAAACATCCAGGCCTTCCAATTCATAATGAGGTGGTGGAGCCAAATCCTGAGCAAATCTCCAGCTACAAAG AGCTTGTGAAAGAAAAGGGTCAGGATCTCAACGTCTCTTTCACTTGGAACCAGATGCGCTCCGAAGAATATGAAAAACAAAACAAGGAAAGAAATGAAAGCAAAAAATTTGATTTCATTCACATGATCCAG ATATTGTATTATGTGGAAAGTGTTCGCGATACCATCAAGTACTTCCACAGCATTCTGGATACTAATGGCAAACTTCTAATATTAAGCGTATCAG ATGGCAGCGGGTGGTATCCATTTTGGAAAAGATTTGCATCCCGTTTTCCCAGCAGTAGTCTTTTTCTTGAAGTCCACAAAACTCTTGATGAAATGGGAATGACGTACCAAATCTATGAACTTCCCTCTGACATCGATATCACAGATTGCTTCATTGAGGGAAGTGAACATGGAGAGCTTCTGTTGGACTTTCTCACAGAAGTAAAACATttcaggaaaacagccccagccgaTCTGAAGGATGAAGTTTTTCAATACCTAGGCCAGCCTCAGAACTCAAGagaggaaaatgggagaattattttcaacaacaatttgcatgcaATTGTGATTGACAATTGA